One window from the genome of Paraconexibacter algicola encodes:
- a CDS encoding fatty acid desaturase family protein, whose protein sequence is MSPTTDSPIAHLTPADLDAIGAELDAIRDEVLADLGERDAEYIRSVIKAQRGLEVGGRAALLVSLFPPAWVAGTAMLSVAKILENMEIGHNVLHGQWDWMRDPEIHSTTWEWDSASTAESWKHSHNYMHHTFTNVVGKDRDIGYDTLRLDPAQRWVPYYLGQPVYNLVLAAVFQWAIALHDLEMAQVRKGRKPWSVAKEELKSIGRKARKQFAKDYVLWPLLSGPSAVPAFAGNLTANLVRNVWSHTVIFCGHFPDGAITFDYEESQLEDETRGGWYVRQLLGSCNIDGSSLMHLMSGNLSFQIEHHLFPDVPSNRYAEIAPRVRELCERYDLPYTSGPLLTQYLQVWRKVLRLSLPGGGEQAPAPFATDLPDVAAADPRPLAAVA, encoded by the coding sequence ATGAGCCCCACCACCGACAGCCCGATCGCCCACCTGACCCCCGCCGACCTCGACGCCATCGGCGCCGAGCTCGACGCGATCCGCGACGAGGTCCTCGCCGACCTCGGCGAGCGCGACGCCGAGTACATCCGCTCCGTCATCAAGGCGCAGCGCGGCCTCGAGGTGGGCGGTCGCGCCGCGCTGCTGGTCTCCCTGTTCCCGCCCGCCTGGGTGGCGGGGACCGCGATGCTCAGCGTCGCGAAGATCCTCGAGAACATGGAGATCGGGCACAACGTCCTGCACGGCCAGTGGGACTGGATGCGCGACCCGGAGATCCACTCGACCACGTGGGAGTGGGACTCCGCCTCCACCGCGGAGTCGTGGAAGCACTCCCACAACTACATGCACCACACGTTCACGAACGTGGTGGGCAAGGACCGGGACATCGGCTACGACACGCTGCGCCTGGACCCGGCGCAGCGGTGGGTGCCGTACTACCTCGGCCAGCCGGTCTACAACCTGGTCCTCGCCGCGGTCTTCCAGTGGGCGATCGCGCTGCACGACCTCGAGATGGCGCAGGTCCGCAAGGGCCGCAAGCCCTGGTCGGTCGCCAAGGAGGAGCTGAAGTCGATCGGCCGCAAGGCCCGCAAGCAGTTCGCCAAGGACTACGTGCTGTGGCCGCTGCTCTCGGGGCCCAGCGCCGTCCCGGCGTTCGCGGGCAACCTGACCGCCAACCTCGTGCGCAACGTCTGGTCGCACACGGTGATCTTCTGCGGCCACTTCCCCGACGGCGCGATCACGTTCGACTACGAGGAGTCCCAGCTCGAGGACGAGACCCGCGGCGGCTGGTACGTGCGGCAGCTGCTGGGCTCCTGCAACATCGACGGCAGCAGCCTCATGCACCTGATGAGCGGCAACCTGTCGTTCCAGATCGAGCACCACCTGTTCCCGGACGTGCCGAGCAACCGCTACGCGGAGATCGCCCCGCGCGTGCGGGAGCTGTGCGAGCGCTACGACCTCCCGTACACGTCGGGGCCGCTGCTCACCCAGTACCTGCAGGTCTGGCGCAAGGTGCTGCGGCTCTCGCTCCCGGGCGGCGGCGAGCAGGCGCCCGCGCCGTTCGCGACCGATCTGCCGGACGTCGCCGCGGCCGACCCGCGGCCGCTCGCGGCGGTCGCCTGA
- a CDS encoding helix-turn-helix domain-containing protein codes for MQHQGVTPWQDIPPSLAPGLQERIPRITEDIIRAVRAEVREYDQPLEGEFGRLISQGVRQALEQFVGLLGTAQTAPDAGIYAAMGRAELDAGRTLDALQSAYRTGARVAWRGLVSEADGLDPGVMFRLAEAIFAYIDQLAAASVAGYSEALASRAGSVQTRRQALVDELLAEQPSATAVRAAARAAQWTVPETLAVVVADHADPVALVRRAPSGTLPARTPDGAVLIVPDPDGPGRRERLAACLAGVASVIGPTVAPGEAHRAARRAAVALGRLQPGGPVRADEHRLDLLLAADPPLVAEIVQARLGPIAGLSPAARARARRTLRAWLDTHGDVTRMAEQLHVHPQTVRYRMAGLRELLGPEAFDEPAARFELQVAVRASS; via the coding sequence ATGCAACATCAGGGAGTCACGCCGTGGCAGGACATCCCCCCGTCCCTGGCCCCCGGTCTGCAGGAGCGCATCCCCCGGATCACCGAGGACATCATCCGGGCGGTCCGGGCCGAGGTGCGCGAGTACGACCAGCCGCTGGAGGGCGAGTTCGGCCGGCTCATCTCGCAGGGCGTGCGCCAGGCGCTCGAGCAGTTCGTCGGCCTGCTCGGGACCGCGCAGACCGCGCCGGACGCGGGGATCTACGCGGCGATGGGCCGCGCCGAGCTCGACGCCGGGCGCACGCTCGACGCGCTGCAGTCCGCGTACCGCACCGGGGCGCGGGTCGCGTGGCGCGGGCTCGTCTCCGAGGCGGACGGGCTCGACCCCGGCGTGATGTTCCGGCTGGCCGAGGCGATCTTCGCCTACATCGACCAGCTCGCCGCCGCGTCGGTGGCCGGCTACTCCGAGGCGCTCGCCTCCCGCGCCGGCTCGGTGCAGACCCGGCGCCAGGCGCTCGTCGACGAGCTGCTCGCCGAGCAGCCGTCCGCGACCGCGGTCCGCGCGGCGGCGCGGGCGGCGCAGTGGACCGTCCCCGAGACCCTGGCCGTGGTCGTCGCCGACCACGCCGACCCGGTCGCGCTCGTGCGCCGCGCCCCGTCCGGCACGCTGCCCGCGCGCACCCCGGACGGGGCGGTCCTGATCGTCCCCGACCCCGACGGGCCGGGCCGCCGGGAGCGGCTCGCCGCCTGCCTGGCGGGCGTGGCGAGCGTCATCGGCCCCACCGTCGCGCCCGGCGAGGCGCACCGCGCGGCGCGCCGGGCGGCGGTCGCGCTCGGCCGGCTGCAGCCGGGCGGGCCGGTCCGCGCCGACGAGCACCGCCTCGACCTGCTGCTCGCCGCCGACCCGCCGCTCGTCGCCGAGATCGTCCAGGCGCGGCTGGGACCGATCGCCGGCCTCTCCCCCGCCGCGCGGGCGCGCGCCCGCCGGACGCTGCGCGCCTGGCTCGACACGCACGGGGACGTCACGCGCATGGCCGAGCAGCTGCACGTGCACCCGCAGACCGTGCGGTACCGCATGGCCGGGCTGCGCGAGCTCCTCGGGCCGGAGGCGTTCGACGAGCCCGCCGCGCGGTTCGAGCTGCAGGTCGCGGTCCGCGCCTCGTCGTGA
- a CDS encoding S1 family serine peptidase yields MPVPRTLLLLAATAVVVPSASAFAVDGGAAWRVLHGSPSPVAQQPSTVAIITAGQPAYEGQFCGGSVISPRHVLTAAHCVQGERAGGLTVVSGRTRLSDEETGRRTGVAAIRIDPTWNRRTSEGDVAVLTLTRDVPVPSLLLAGPGDAPAGARAEVSGWGRTSSDPDDEGTDALRAATVTVRSTAACADAYGEELLPAVMVCAGGLGGPDSCEGDSGGPLVVTGDDGRRRQIGIVSFGADACGRSDAPGVYARVAARAAWIVRATDGAARTAGEGSGGGAGTTAPTSPLTTPAAGRGTARFGAITCPGDRCRVEVRVPPGTIADRVVVRIRREAGRRYAAVDRRVAARRVAAGRWVAQVQLPFGTVRLSAVVSSGGRRTVQPARLTVSVE; encoded by the coding sequence ATGCCCGTGCCCCGCACCCTCCTCCTCCTCGCCGCGACCGCCGTCGTGGTTCCGTCCGCGAGCGCGTTCGCGGTCGACGGCGGCGCGGCGTGGCGGGTGCTCCACGGCAGCCCGTCCCCGGTCGCGCAGCAGCCGTCGACGGTCGCGATCATCACCGCCGGACAGCCCGCCTACGAGGGCCAGTTCTGCGGTGGCAGCGTGATCTCGCCCCGGCACGTCCTCACCGCTGCGCACTGCGTCCAGGGGGAACGGGCGGGGGGCCTCACGGTCGTGTCGGGCCGCACGCGGCTCTCCGACGAGGAGACCGGTCGCCGCACGGGGGTCGCGGCGATCCGGATCGACCCGACGTGGAACCGGCGCACGAGCGAGGGGGACGTCGCGGTCCTGACGCTCACCCGGGACGTGCCGGTCCCGTCGCTGCTCCTCGCCGGACCGGGCGACGCGCCGGCCGGGGCACGGGCGGAGGTGTCGGGCTGGGGACGGACCTCCAGCGACCCCGACGACGAGGGGACCGACGCGTTGCGCGCGGCGACCGTGACGGTCCGGTCGACCGCCGCGTGCGCCGACGCCTACGGGGAGGAGCTCCTCCCGGCGGTGATGGTCTGCGCGGGCGGGCTCGGGGGACCCGACTCGTGCGAGGGGGACTCCGGCGGGCCGCTCGTCGTCACGGGGGACGACGGGCGCCGCCGGCAGATCGGGATCGTCTCGTTCGGCGCCGACGCCTGCGGGAGGAGTGACGCGCCGGGGGTCTACGCGCGCGTCGCCGCCCGCGCGGCATGGATCGTGCGCGCCACGGACGGGGCGGCGAGAACCGCCGGGGAGGGTTCGGGTGGCGGTGCGGGGACCACCGCGCCCACCTCCCCGCTGACGACGCCCGCGGCAGGGCGGGGCACGGCGCGCTTCGGCGCGATCACGTGTCCGGGGGACCGTTGCCGCGTGGAGGTCCGCGTGCCGCCGGGCACGATCGCGGACCGCGTCGTCGTGCGGATCCGGCGGGAGGCGGGCCGCAGGTACGCGGCCGTCGACCGCCGGGTCGCGGCCCGGCGGGTCGCGGCGGGACGATGGGTCGCACAGGTCCAGCTGCCCTTCGGCACGGTCCGGCTCTCCGCGGTGGTCAGCAGCGGAGGACGCCGGACCGTGCAGCCCGCCCGGCTGACGGTCAGCGTCGAGTAG
- a CDS encoding cation diffusion facilitator family transporter — MIRLVRLSVLAAVATIALKTAAWAVTGSVGLLSDAAESLVNLVAALVALFVVHWSTQPPDEEHAYGHEKAGYLSAGLEGGLILLAAGTIGYGAVDRLIDPQELDSVGIGLAVSAVATVINLVMARALIRTGRAYASITLEADGRHLLTDVWTSVGVAVGIVLVVVTGWERLDPIIALLVAANIVVTGVGLIRRSTSGLMDKALEPDELARVTAVLDRHRCAEVEFHALRTRRSGPRAFVSVHVLVPGSWSVQHGHDVIEGIEADLRAAIPHGLTTIFTHLEPIEDPVSFADRDLDRRDGGPADAAAAPDARRG; from the coding sequence ATGATCCGCCTCGTGCGGCTGTCGGTGCTCGCCGCGGTGGCGACGATCGCGCTGAAGACGGCCGCGTGGGCGGTCACCGGGTCGGTTGGCCTCCTGTCCGACGCGGCCGAATCGCTCGTGAACCTCGTGGCCGCGCTCGTCGCGCTGTTCGTCGTGCACTGGTCCACGCAGCCGCCCGACGAGGAGCACGCCTACGGGCACGAGAAGGCCGGCTACCTGTCGGCGGGCCTGGAGGGCGGCCTGATCCTGCTGGCCGCGGGCACGATCGGGTACGGCGCGGTCGACCGGCTGATCGACCCGCAGGAGCTCGACAGCGTCGGGATCGGCCTGGCGGTGAGCGCGGTCGCGACCGTGATCAACCTCGTGATGGCCCGGGCGCTGATCCGCACCGGGCGCGCGTACGCGTCGATCACGCTGGAGGCGGACGGCAGGCACCTGCTGACCGACGTCTGGACCTCGGTCGGGGTCGCCGTCGGCATCGTGCTCGTCGTCGTCACCGGCTGGGAGCGGCTGGACCCGATCATCGCCCTGCTCGTCGCGGCGAACATCGTCGTCACGGGGGTCGGCCTGATCCGGCGCTCGACGAGCGGCCTGATGGACAAGGCGCTGGAGCCCGACGAGCTCGCGCGCGTGACCGCGGTGCTCGACCGTCACCGCTGCGCGGAGGTCGAGTTCCACGCGCTGCGGACCCGCCGGTCCGGGCCGCGCGCGTTCGTGTCGGTGCACGTGCTCGTCCCGGGCTCGTGGAGCGTGCAGCACGGTCACGACGTGATCGAGGGGATCGAGGCGGACCTGCGGGCCGCGATCCCGCACGGGCTGACGACGATCTTCACGCACCTCGAGCCGATCGAGGACCCGGTGTCGTTCGCCGACCGCGACCTCGACCGCCGCGACGGCGGACCGGCGGACGCCGCGGCCGCGCCGGACGCGCGGCGCGGCTGA
- a CDS encoding lipopolysaccharide biosynthesis protein, producing the protein MGGYLKRLVASGAAYQAAGLLASLLALVTLPLYTRHLTTADYGYAETLLTFVILGSILLRAGVGEALVRFWFDDEDHDRRIALARATTGFVVLGSTAVLGLGLLASGPLSQLLLGTRDRELMAAGLLGLWAFTNLEIAYALLRVEERRRAYLTASLTNVLLTVGLTVTLVVGLDAGAVGYVLGNYAASTVVLLGVWWSLRDRVRLLPAGVRARLAAPLAFGLPTVPAEATVFLLNVVDRAYLLRVESPAAAGVYAVAVKLATAVIVAVRAFQSAWPPLVYSVSDDDEARRLYAFITTLYVLVTGATVAALALLSRQVVDLLAGPDFVTAHEALPWLALGWALYGLNLVLVTIAGRAKVTTRNFPAALAGVAVNVLAMVMLVPPLGIAGAGIALAVAYLVMIAVLHLLTRRLFVVPFEWRRLALAVAILSAVAVSGELLLPTEGAAGWLSRVAWLAWIPVLLLATRFLSAGERARLRALLPR; encoded by the coding sequence GTGGGCGGATACCTCAAGCGGCTCGTCGCCTCCGGCGCCGCCTACCAGGCCGCCGGGCTGCTGGCGTCCCTGCTCGCGCTCGTCACGCTGCCGCTGTACACGCGGCACCTGACCACCGCGGACTACGGCTACGCCGAGACGCTGCTGACGTTCGTGATCCTCGGCAGCATCCTGCTGCGCGCCGGGGTCGGCGAGGCGCTCGTGCGGTTCTGGTTCGACGACGAGGACCACGACCGGCGGATCGCGCTGGCGCGCGCGACGACCGGGTTCGTCGTGCTCGGCTCGACCGCGGTGCTCGGCCTCGGGCTGCTGGCCTCCGGGCCGCTGTCGCAGTTGCTGCTGGGCACCCGCGACCGCGAGCTGATGGCGGCGGGGCTGCTGGGCCTGTGGGCGTTCACGAACCTCGAGATCGCCTACGCGCTGCTGCGCGTGGAGGAGCGCCGGCGCGCGTACCTGACCGCGTCGCTGACCAACGTCCTGCTGACGGTCGGGCTGACCGTGACGCTCGTCGTCGGCCTCGACGCGGGCGCGGTCGGCTACGTGCTGGGCAACTACGCGGCGTCGACCGTCGTGCTGCTGGGGGTCTGGTGGTCGCTGCGCGACCGTGTGCGGCTGCTGCCCGCCGGGGTCCGCGCCCGGCTCGCCGCGCCGCTGGCGTTCGGCCTGCCGACCGTCCCGGCCGAGGCGACCGTGTTCCTGCTGAACGTCGTCGACCGCGCCTACCTGCTGCGGGTGGAGAGCCCGGCCGCCGCGGGCGTCTACGCGGTCGCGGTGAAGCTCGCCACGGCGGTGATCGTCGCGGTCCGCGCGTTCCAGTCCGCGTGGCCGCCGCTGGTCTACAGCGTCAGCGACGACGACGAGGCGCGGCGGCTCTACGCGTTCATCACGACGCTGTACGTGCTCGTCACGGGCGCGACCGTCGCGGCGCTCGCGCTGCTCTCGCGGCAGGTCGTCGACCTGCTCGCGGGCCCGGACTTCGTCACCGCCCACGAGGCGCTGCCGTGGCTCGCGCTCGGCTGGGCGCTCTACGGGCTGAACCTCGTGCTCGTGACGATCGCGGGCCGCGCGAAGGTGACGACCCGCAACTTCCCCGCGGCGCTGGCGGGCGTAGCGGTGAACGTGCTGGCGATGGTGATGCTCGTGCCGCCGCTGGGGATCGCCGGGGCGGGGATCGCGCTCGCGGTCGCCTACCTCGTGATGATCGCGGTGCTGCACCTGCTCACGCGGCGGCTGTTCGTCGTGCCGTTCGAGTGGCGCCGTCTCGCGCTCGCCGTCGCGATCCTCTCCGCGGTCGCGGTCAGCGGCGAGCTGCTGCTGCCGACCGAGGGCGCCGCCGGCTGGCTGAGCCGGGTGGCGTGGCTCGCCTGGATCCCCGTCCTGCTGCTGGCGACGCGGTTCCTCTCCGCGGGCGAGCGGGCCCGGCTGCGCGCGCTGCTGCCCCGCTGA
- a CDS encoding sensor histidine kinase yields MSALRRRLTVLVGVAVALAIAVPSVLLVRADADRRAEALDAQVRLSARDITAIVGEGEEAGALDVEAYQQVPRAPGAPLTAVVGDDGAQVVADRQPGDALLDRALVLSDRDESDPVDAPGDVRLVALPIIGEDDQIGTAMAWSPLQPLRDRTRELALRTAVGAIAGWLLVCGAAFVLIGRAVRPTDLAVAREQAFLADAAHELRTPWAIVRGRAEQAQRDGVRDEDLRVIVATAQRAGDTITDMLELARLDAGRAMVVAEPLRLDALVATCLDERADEASRRAVRVRLDAPDRVVVPGDERLLARAIGNLLDNALRHGGEGGVLRVAVRERPEGGAEIEVEDRGPGIPPGQVDRVFDRFHRGAGATAGGAGLGLPIVQLVARAHGGEVTVHDAAPGARFVLRLPR; encoded by the coding sequence GTGAGCGCCCTGCGGCGGCGGCTGACGGTCCTGGTCGGGGTCGCGGTCGCGCTCGCGATCGCGGTGCCGTCGGTGCTGCTCGTGCGCGCCGACGCCGACCGTCGCGCCGAGGCGCTGGACGCCCAGGTGCGGCTGTCGGCCCGCGACATCACCGCGATCGTCGGCGAGGGCGAGGAGGCCGGTGCCCTGGACGTCGAGGCCTACCAGCAGGTGCCGCGCGCGCCGGGCGCCCCGCTCACCGCGGTCGTCGGCGACGACGGCGCCCAGGTGGTCGCCGACCGGCAGCCCGGGGACGCGCTGCTGGACCGCGCGCTCGTGCTCAGCGACCGCGACGAGAGCGACCCGGTCGACGCCCCCGGGGACGTGCGGCTGGTCGCGCTGCCGATCATCGGCGAGGACGACCAGATCGGCACGGCGATGGCCTGGTCGCCGCTGCAGCCGTTGCGCGACCGCACGCGCGAGCTCGCGCTGCGCACCGCGGTCGGGGCGATCGCCGGCTGGCTGCTCGTCTGCGGGGCGGCGTTCGTGCTGATCGGGCGCGCGGTCCGCCCCACCGATCTCGCGGTCGCGCGCGAGCAGGCGTTCCTCGCCGACGCCGCGCACGAGCTGCGCACCCCGTGGGCGATCGTCCGCGGCCGGGCCGAGCAGGCGCAGCGCGACGGGGTCCGCGACGAGGACCTGCGCGTGATCGTCGCGACCGCGCAGCGCGCCGGGGACACCATCACCGACATGCTCGAGCTCGCCCGGCTCGACGCGGGCCGCGCGATGGTCGTCGCCGAGCCGCTGCGGCTCGACGCGCTCGTCGCGACGTGCCTGGACGAGCGGGCCGACGAGGCCTCGCGGCGCGCGGTGCGGGTGCGGCTCGACGCGCCCGACCGCGTCGTGGTGCCGGGCGACGAGCGGCTGCTGGCCCGCGCGATCGGCAACCTGCTCGACAACGCGCTACGCCACGGCGGCGAGGGCGGCGTCCTGCGCGTGGCGGTGCGCGAGCGGCCCGAGGGCGGCGCCGAGATCGAGGTCGAGGACCGCGGTCCGGGCATCCCGCCGGGCCAGGTCGACCGGGTGTTCGACCGCTTCCACCGCGGGGCGGGCGCGACCGCGGGCGGGGCGGGGCTGGGGCTGCCGATCGTGCAGCTCGTCGCCCGCGCGCACGGGGGCGAGGTCACCGTGCACGACGCGGCGCCGGGCGCCCGCTTCGTGCTGCGCCTGCCGCGCTGA
- a CDS encoding metal-dependent transcriptional regulator → MSAPRGNSRAVDYVEVLYGLLFPVGVYRPSEAATPIAARVAERLGVSRASAGEMLRRLDEQGLVERGPGRALALTPEGIALAESGVRATRVIETFLVDMLGYDPAEVHPMAVEMRDAFTPELVDRLHERLGSPGRCPHGWPVGAADERAEAGALRRLVELEAGTRCAVVGVVESDPELVRWLFGAGLVPGADLAVRDVQPAAGHVTVTLGRDELVVGDRAASHVFVTAG, encoded by the coding sequence GTGAGCGCGCCACGCGGCAACTCCCGGGCCGTCGACTACGTCGAGGTCCTCTACGGCCTCCTGTTCCCGGTCGGCGTCTACCGGCCCTCCGAGGCGGCCACGCCGATCGCCGCGCGCGTCGCCGAGCGCCTCGGGGTCTCGCGCGCCTCGGCCGGCGAGATGCTCCGCCGCCTCGACGAGCAGGGCCTCGTCGAGCGCGGGCCCGGCCGTGCCCTGGCCCTCACCCCGGAGGGCATCGCGCTGGCGGAGAGCGGCGTCCGCGCCACCCGCGTGATCGAGACGTTCCTCGTCGACATGCTCGGCTACGACCCGGCCGAGGTGCACCCGATGGCCGTCGAGATGCGCGACGCGTTCACCCCCGAGCTCGTCGACCGCCTGCACGAGCGGCTCGGCTCCCCGGGCCGCTGCCCGCACGGCTGGCCGGTCGGCGCCGCCGACGAGCGCGCCGAGGCGGGCGCGCTGCGCCGGCTCGTCGAGCTCGAGGCCGGGACGCGCTGCGCGGTCGTCGGCGTCGTCGAGAGCGACCCGGAGCTCGTGCGCTGGCTGTTCGGCGCGGGCCTCGTGCCGGGCGCCGACCTCGCCGTGCGCGACGTGCAGCCCGCCGCCGGGCACGTGACCGTGACGCTCGGCCGCGACGAGCTCGTCGTCGGCGACCGCGCCGCCAGCCACGTGTTCGTCACCGCGGGCTGA
- a CDS encoding ferredoxin reductase translates to MSLLSRAARLATAVTTPLLPEDYLQYVDPLWSTRELRGRVDAVLPETRDSATIWIRTRELPAHVPGQYVRVGVDVDGVRHWRTYSLTSPAPRRDRRIAITVKAIDDGVVSRHLVHGTRPGTIVRLAPPAGDFALPARLSATGGPLLFVTAGSGITPVMSMLRDLAARQRLRDVVHVHLAPSANDVIFGAELRRLHAQHDGLTVVEHHDDRDGLFDVARLDEHCPDWRARPAWACGPAGLLDALTARYEDAGVPDALHLERFRPVVPAAGATAAGGRVRFRRAGKEVDADGATPLLVAGESAGALLPSGCRMGICHTCVGALCSGSVVDLRTGELVTADPDQPDLIRTCISAAAGDVEIDL, encoded by the coding sequence ATGAGCCTGCTGTCGCGCGCCGCCCGACTCGCCACCGCCGTCACCACACCGCTGCTCCCGGAGGACTACCTGCAGTACGTCGACCCGCTGTGGTCGACCCGCGAGCTGCGCGGCCGCGTCGACGCCGTCCTCCCCGAGACGCGCGACAGCGCCACGATCTGGATCCGTACCCGCGAGCTGCCCGCCCACGTCCCCGGCCAGTACGTGCGCGTCGGCGTCGACGTCGACGGCGTCCGCCACTGGCGCACCTACTCGCTGACCTCCCCCGCGCCGCGCCGCGACCGGCGCATCGCGATCACCGTCAAGGCGATCGACGACGGGGTGGTCTCCCGCCACCTCGTCCACGGCACGCGGCCCGGCACGATCGTCCGGCTCGCCCCGCCCGCGGGCGACTTCGCGCTCCCCGCGCGGCTGTCCGCCACCGGCGGGCCGCTCCTGTTCGTCACCGCCGGCAGCGGCATCACCCCCGTGATGTCGATGCTCCGGGACCTCGCCGCGCGACAGCGGCTGCGCGACGTCGTGCACGTCCACCTGGCGCCGTCCGCGAACGACGTGATCTTCGGCGCCGAGCTGCGCCGCCTGCACGCCCAGCACGACGGCCTGACCGTCGTCGAGCACCACGACGACCGCGACGGCCTCTTCGACGTCGCCCGCCTGGACGAGCACTGCCCCGACTGGCGGGCGCGCCCCGCCTGGGCGTGCGGGCCCGCCGGGCTGCTCGACGCGCTGACCGCCCGCTACGAGGATGCGGGCGTCCCCGACGCGCTGCACCTCGAGCGGTTCCGGCCGGTCGTCCCCGCCGCGGGCGCCACGGCGGCGGGCGGGCGCGTCCGCTTCCGCCGGGCGGGCAAGGAGGTCGACGCCGACGGCGCGACGCCGCTGCTCGTGGCCGGCGAGTCGGCCGGGGCGCTGCTCCCCAGCGGCTGCCGCATGGGCATCTGCCACACGTGCGTCGGGGCGCTGTGCTCCGGCTCCGTCGTGGACCTGCGCACGGGGGAGCTCGTCACCGCCGACCCCGACCAGCCCGACCTGATCCGCACCTGCATCTCCGCCGCCGCCGGCGACGTCGAGATCGACCTCTGA
- a CDS encoding response regulator transcription factor codes for MRILVVEDETDIAAAVATALRDAGYACDVAADVAQADLLVDLHPYDAAVLDRRLPDGEGLELCAAWRAAGHGFPVLVLTAFDGTAAIVDGLGAGADDYLTKPFAAAELVARVQALLRRAPVAPRPVLRVGALEIERGPRRVRDGAVVVSLTAKEFALLEQLALADGAVVDRYALLESCWDHAAEPGSNVVDVHVRALRRKLGADVVETVRGAGYRIGACRGSAGDAS; via the coding sequence GTGCGCATCCTGGTCGTCGAGGACGAGACCGACATCGCCGCCGCGGTCGCGACCGCACTGCGGGACGCGGGCTACGCCTGCGACGTGGCCGCCGACGTCGCGCAGGCGGACCTCCTCGTCGACCTGCATCCCTACGACGCGGCGGTGCTCGACCGGCGGCTCCCCGACGGCGAGGGGCTCGAGCTGTGCGCGGCCTGGCGGGCGGCGGGGCACGGCTTCCCGGTGCTCGTGCTGACCGCGTTCGACGGGACCGCGGCGATCGTCGACGGGCTCGGCGCGGGCGCCGACGACTACCTGACGAAGCCGTTCGCGGCGGCCGAGCTCGTCGCGCGCGTGCAGGCGCTGCTGCGCCGCGCCCCGGTCGCCCCGCGGCCGGTGCTGCGGGTCGGGGCGCTGGAGATCGAGCGCGGTCCGCGCCGCGTGCGCGACGGGGCGGTGGTGGTGTCCCTGACCGCGAAGGAGTTCGCGTTGCTGGAGCAGCTCGCGCTCGCCGACGGCGCGGTCGTCGACCGCTACGCGCTGCTGGAGTCCTGCTGGGACCACGCGGCCGAGCCGGGCTCCAACGTCGTCGACGTGCACGTGCGCGCGCTGCGGCGCAAGCTCGGCGCCGACGTGGTCGAGACCGTCCGCGGCGCCGGCTACCGGATCGGGGCGTGCCGCGGCAGTGCGGGGGACGCGTCGTGA